A single Triticum dicoccoides isolate Atlit2015 ecotype Zavitan chromosome 2A, WEW_v2.0, whole genome shotgun sequence DNA region contains:
- the LOC119353566 gene encoding probable protein phosphatase 2C 65 isoform X1, translating into MGCAHGKCCLPRGDGGGRREGGGVPGGLGGSTLGRAAVPGAGLALEYATLTVDGLYPDSPGRETQDAYLVATRFAGDPDLHLFAVFDGHGACGAACSGFARDALPRLLLLAAEDDGAGAGGSLLATDPAGAFRAAMIGVNEEMHAAPAVDDSMSGTTAVAALVAGGALHVANVGDSRAVAGVWRDGRVAAEELSWDQTPFRADERARVKACGARVMSVEQVEGVRDPDAEGWLADEGDPPRVWARDGLYPGTAFTRSLGDLAAEGVGVIADPEVKTVEITPAHLFFVVASDGVFEFLSSQEVVDMVAMHQDPRDACAAIAAESYKLWLEHENRTDDITIIIVHIRDAQNVLQGVTKRTPAAPGRR; encoded by the exons ATGGGGTGCGCGCACGGCAAGTGCTGCCTGCCGCGGGGCGACGGCGGGGGGCGGCGGGAAGGCGGCGGCGTGCCGGGCGGCCTCGGCGGCTCCACCCTCGGCCGCGCCGCGGTGCCGGGGGCCGGCCTGGCGCTGGAGTACGCCACGCTGACGGTCGACGGCCTCTACCCGGACTCCCCGGGCCGGGAGACGCAGGACGCGTACCTGGTGGCCACGCGCTTCGCGGGCGACCCCGATCTCCACCTCTTCGCCGTCTTCGACGGCCACGGCGCCTGCGGGGCCGCCTGCTCCGGGTTCGCGCGCGACGCGctcccgcgcctcctcctcctcgcggccgaggacgacggcgccggcgccggcgggagcCTCCTCGCGACGGACCCCGCGGGCGCGTTCCGGGCGGCGATGATTGGGGTCAACGAGGAGATGCACGCGGCGCCGGCCGTCGACGACTCCATGAGCGGGACCACGGCCGTGGCCGCGCTCGTGGCCGGCGGCGCGCTCCACGTGGCCAACGTCGGGGACTCGCGCGCCGTCGCCGGGGTCTGGCGCGACGGCCGCGTCGCCGCCGAGGAGCTGTCGTGGGACCAGACGCCGTTCCGCGCCGACGAGCGCGCGCGCGTCAAGGCCTGCGGCGCGCGGGTCATGTCGGTCGAGCAGGTGGAGGGCGTGCGCGACCCGGACGCCGAGGGCTGGCTCGCCGACGAGGGGGACCCGCCTCGCGTCTGGGCCCGCGACGGCCTCTACCCGGGCACGGCCTTCACGCGCAGCCTCGGCGACCTCGCCGCCGAGGGCGTCGGGGTCATCGCCGACCCTGAGGTGAAGACCGTGGAGATCACCCCGGCCCACCTCTTCTTCGTCGTCGCAAGCGATGGCGTCTTCGAGTTCCTCTCCAGCCAGGAAGTCGTCGACATG GTGGCTATGCATCAAGACCCTCGAGATGCTTGCGCAGCAATCGCTGCAGAGTCATACAAACTATGGCTAGAGCACGAAAACAGGACAGATGATATAACAATAATCATCGTGCATATCCGGGATGCTCAAAAT GTCCTGCAGGGAGTGACAAAGAGAACTCCAGCAGCACCGGGGCGCCGATAG
- the LOC119353566 gene encoding probable protein phosphatase 2C 65 isoform X2, whose amino-acid sequence MGCAHGKCCLPRGDGGGRREGGGVPGGLGGSTLGRAAVPGAGLALEYATLTVDGLYPDSPGRETQDAYLVATRFAGDPDLHLFAVFDGHGACGAACSGFARDALPRLLLLAAEDDGAGAGGSLLATDPAGAFRAAMIGVNEEMHAAPAVDDSMSGTTAVAALVAGGALHVANVGDSRAVAGVWRDGRVAAEELSWDQTPFRADERARVKACGARVMSVEQVEGVRDPDAEGWLADEGDPPRVWARDGLYPGTAFTRSLGDLAAEGVGVIADPEVKTVEITPAHLFFVVASDGVFEFLSSQEVVDMVAMHQDPRDACAAIAAESYKLWLEHENRTDDITIIIVHIRDAQNGVTKRTPAAPGRR is encoded by the exons ATGGGGTGCGCGCACGGCAAGTGCTGCCTGCCGCGGGGCGACGGCGGGGGGCGGCGGGAAGGCGGCGGCGTGCCGGGCGGCCTCGGCGGCTCCACCCTCGGCCGCGCCGCGGTGCCGGGGGCCGGCCTGGCGCTGGAGTACGCCACGCTGACGGTCGACGGCCTCTACCCGGACTCCCCGGGCCGGGAGACGCAGGACGCGTACCTGGTGGCCACGCGCTTCGCGGGCGACCCCGATCTCCACCTCTTCGCCGTCTTCGACGGCCACGGCGCCTGCGGGGCCGCCTGCTCCGGGTTCGCGCGCGACGCGctcccgcgcctcctcctcctcgcggccgaggacgacggcgccggcgccggcgggagcCTCCTCGCGACGGACCCCGCGGGCGCGTTCCGGGCGGCGATGATTGGGGTCAACGAGGAGATGCACGCGGCGCCGGCCGTCGACGACTCCATGAGCGGGACCACGGCCGTGGCCGCGCTCGTGGCCGGCGGCGCGCTCCACGTGGCCAACGTCGGGGACTCGCGCGCCGTCGCCGGGGTCTGGCGCGACGGCCGCGTCGCCGCCGAGGAGCTGTCGTGGGACCAGACGCCGTTCCGCGCCGACGAGCGCGCGCGCGTCAAGGCCTGCGGCGCGCGGGTCATGTCGGTCGAGCAGGTGGAGGGCGTGCGCGACCCGGACGCCGAGGGCTGGCTCGCCGACGAGGGGGACCCGCCTCGCGTCTGGGCCCGCGACGGCCTCTACCCGGGCACGGCCTTCACGCGCAGCCTCGGCGACCTCGCCGCCGAGGGCGTCGGGGTCATCGCCGACCCTGAGGTGAAGACCGTGGAGATCACCCCGGCCCACCTCTTCTTCGTCGTCGCAAGCGATGGCGTCTTCGAGTTCCTCTCCAGCCAGGAAGTCGTCGACATG GTGGCTATGCATCAAGACCCTCGAGATGCTTGCGCAGCAATCGCTGCAGAGTCATACAAACTATGGCTAGAGCACGAAAACAGGACAGATGATATAACAATAATCATCGTGCATATCCGGGATGCTCAAAAT GGAGTGACAAAGAGAACTCCAGCAGCACCGGGGCGCCGATAG